The following is a genomic window from Desulfofarcimen acetoxidans DSM 771.
TCTAGGAAATTATGCTTATGATGGATCCGTGGATAGGTAAAGCTAGCATTGTATAATTTCCAACGAGCACGAGTGCCTGTGGCTGCTTGAAAGTCGCTTAAGGCGGCTTTCTTGAAATTTAAACATTTGCAGAACTAATCAAATTTAAATATGGGAGCGATTGGAAAATGGGTTTAATCATCTATCTAAACGGTAATTACGTGCCGGAGGAACAAGCAGTTGTATCAGTATTCGATCACGGCCTGCTGTATGGGGACGGGGTATTTGAAGGTATCCGGGCTTACCACAACCGGGTGTTTAAACTGGAAGAACACATCAAGAGACTTTATGAGTCGGCCAAAACCATTATGCTGGATATCCCCTTGAGCATGGAGAAAATGAGTGAGGTTGTTTTGGAAACACTGCGCCGCAACAACCAGAGGGATGCTTATATACGCCTGGTAGTTACCCGAGGCAAAGGTGACCTGGGTTTAGATCCCCGCAAATGCACGAAAGCTACAGTATTTTGCATTACCGCCAGCATTCAACTTTATCCGGAAGAATTGTACAACAACGGTTTAATTACTGTCACTGTACCGACTCGCAGAAATGCGGGTGAGGCTGTTAATCCCAGGGTAAAATCTCTTAACTATTTGAATAATATTTTCGCTAAGATTGAAGCTAACCTGGCAGGTGTGCCTGAAGCCGTGATGCTGAACAATGAAGGTTATGTGGCCGAAGCTACCGGCGATAATATTTTCATTATTAAAGACGGTGTTTTAATCACACCGCCCGTGTATGCCGGTTTGCTGGAAGGCATTACTAGAAATTGTGTTATAGAGATAGCCAGGACTAAAGGTATTCCGGTAGTGGAGACTCTTTTCACCAGACACGATATATTTATAGCCGATGAATGTTTCTTAACAGGCACTGCCGCCGAATGTATTCCGGTAGTTCAGGTGGACGGCAGGTCAATTGGCAATGGTAAACCAGGTCCCATGACTCATAGCTTGATGAAAGCCTTCCATGAGTTGACTGAGACAGACGGACCGCAGATTTTTCCTGAATAAGCCTTTTGTTAGAGCAGGGAACAAAAACCCTTGATTGATTTAGAATATAAAGCAGTAACAGACGCTGTTGTTTTAAGGAGATGGTATGTTTTGCGTAGTGATGCTATGAAATTAGGTCTGGAAAAAGCTCCTCACAGATCCCTGTTTAAAGCATTGGGTTATACTGACCAGGAATTGGCCAGACCTTTAATAGGTGTAGTGAATGCACA
Proteins encoded in this region:
- the ilvE gene encoding branched-chain-amino-acid transaminase → MGLIIYLNGNYVPEEQAVVSVFDHGLLYGDGVFEGIRAYHNRVFKLEEHIKRLYESAKTIMLDIPLSMEKMSEVVLETLRRNNQRDAYIRLVVTRGKGDLGLDPRKCTKATVFCITASIQLYPEELYNNGLITVTVPTRRNAGEAVNPRVKSLNYLNNIFAKIEANLAGVPEAVMLNNEGYVAEATGDNIFIIKDGVLITPPVYAGLLEGITRNCVIEIARTKGIPVVETLFTRHDIFIADECFLTGTAAECIPVVQVDGRSIGNGKPGPMTHSLMKAFHELTETDGPQIFPE